In Luteimonas viscosa, the genomic window GCTCGACGGGGACGGCCAGCGCTTCGATCCGTACTTCAAGCCCGACTGGGACCCGGACCTGCTGCGCAGCCAGAACTACGTCTGCCACCTGAGCGTGATCCGGACCTCGCTGGTGCGCGCGGTGGGCGGATTCCGGCCGGGTTTCGAGGGCAGCCAGGACCACGACCTTGTCCTGCGCTGCAGCGAACGCATCGACCCGGCGCGCATCCGCCACATCCCGAAGGTGCTGTACCACTGGCGGGCGATCGAGGGCTCGACCGCGCTGACCCGCGATGCCAAGGACTACGCCGCCGCGGCCGGCGTGCGCGCGGTGGACGAGCACCTGCGCCGATGCCATCCGGGCGCACGCGCGGAGGAACTGTCGCATGGCCACTACCGCGTGCGGTGGCCGTTGCCCGAGGCGGCGCCGAAGGTCAGCCTGCTGGTCCCCACCCGCGACCGGGCCAACCTGCTGAGGACCTGCGTCGAGAGCATCTTCGAACGCACCGACTATCCCGACTTCGAGGTCGTGGTGATCGACAACCAGTCCAGCGAACCCGACGCGCTGCAATACCTGGCCGAACTGGACCGGCGCGATCGCGTGCGCGTGCTGCGTTTCGACGCGCCGTTCAACTATTCGGCGATCAACAACTGGGCGGCCGGGCAATGCGACGGCGCGGTTCTCGGGCTGGTCAACAACGACATCGAGGTGCTCTCGCGGGAGTGGCTGAGCGAGATGGTCTCGCACGCCGTGCGTCCCGGGATCGGGGCGGTCGGCGCGATGCTGTACTACCCGGACGACACCATCCAGCACGCCGGCGTGGTGCTGGGCGTCCACGGCGTCGCCGCGCACGCCTATTGCGGCATGCCGCGCGGCTACCCCGGCCACGGCGGGCGGGTGCGTGTCGCGCAGCGGCTCTCGGCGGTCACCGGGGCCTGCCTGGTGGTGCGCCGCAGCGTGTTCGAGCAGGTCGGTGGGCTGGACGAATCGCTGCAGGTGGCGTTCAACGACATCGACTTCTGCCTGCGCGTACGCGAGGCCGGCTATCGGAACCTGTGGACGCCATTCGCCGAGCTGTACCACCATGAATCGGCGTCGCGCGGCTCGGAAGACACCGAGGAGAAGCGCGCACGCTTCGTCGGGGAAGTCGAGGCGATGCTGCATCGCTGGAGCCCGCAGTTGCGGTGCGATCCGGCCTACAACCCGAACCTGTCGCTGTCGGGCCTCAACTCCGAATACGCGTTCCCGCCCCGGCTTTGACGTGCGTGCGCGACGTCTTTTGCGGTTGAGGTGCCCGGATCCGCCTCGAGTGCGCTCGAGGTTCGCCGGAATGCAGCATTGCGGCCGGTTGATCCAGTTTTTACCCCGCAGGCGTCACAATGGCGTCCGACCCTGACCCGAACGGAGATCCCCCGTGGCCTTCACCCTCCCCAAGCTGCCCTACGCCTACGACGCGCTCGAGCCGCATATCGATGCGCAGACGATGGAGATCCACCACACCAAGCACCACCAGACCTACATCAACAACGCCAATGCCGCGCTGGAAGGCACCCAGTGGGCTGACAAGTCGGCCGAGGAGATCATCGCCGACCTCGACGCGTTGCCCGAGGACAAGCGAGGTCCGCTGCGCAACAACGCCGGCGGCCATGCCAACCATTCGCTGTTCTGGACCGTGATGTCGCCCAAGGGCGGCGGCCAGCCGAGCGGCGACGTCGCCAAGCACATCGACAGCGACCTCGGCGGCTTCGACGCGTTCAAGGAGGCCTTCACCAAGGCGGCGCTGACCCGCTTCGGCAGCGGCTGGGCGTGGCTGTCGGTCGACAGGTCCGGCAAGCTCTCGGTCGAGAGCAGCGCCAACCAGGACAACCCGCTGATGAAGGGCGTGGGCTCCGGCAATACGCCGGTCCTGGGCCTCGACGTGTGGGAACACGCCTACTACCTGAAGTACCAGAACCGCCGCCCGGACTACATCGCCGCGTTCTACAACGTGGTCGACTGGAACGAGGTGGAGCGGCGCTACCAGGAGGCGGTGAAGGGCTGAGTCCAGACCCCGTCGTGGTGATTTCGATTCCGGCCGCGCGAGCGGCCGGAATGCGTTGCGGGGCGTGAGTTTCCCGGTTTCCCGTTCAACCGGGGCGTCGGGAGCGGCTCGTCGCTCCTATGCCGCACGCCGCGCGCGCGCGATCTTCCTGGCGATCGGGCAATCGGGCCGGTGCGCGCCGGGCAGGTAACCCAGGCTCATCAGGAATTCGCCGGTGATCTCGCCGCCGGTGAAGCGGAAGGTCTGCCTGAAGAGCTTCACCCACGAGGCCTTGTCGCGCGGCTTGCCGGATTCATCGTGGACGTTGGCATCGAGCCATCGGGCGAAGCCGCCGTGGGAGGCACGCAGGCCGCGGACCACCTTGGCATTGTGGATCGCGGCGGCCACCTTGAGGCGGTTGCGGATGATCCCCGGGTCGGCCAGCAGGCGTTCGGCGTCACGGTCGCCGTAGGCGGCGACGGTGTCGACGTCGAAGCCGGCGTAGGCGCGGCGGAACCCCTCCCGCTTCTTCAGGATCGTCTCCCAGCTCAGGCCGGCCTGGTTGATCTCCAGCAGCAGGCGCTCGAACAACGCCGATTCGTCGCGCTGCGGGAACCCGTATTCGGTGTCGTGGTAGGGCCCGTGCACGGGATGACCCGGGGCGATGTCGCAGTAGCCGCTCATCGCACCAGCATAGCGGGCGCGACCCCGGGGCGGCACCGGGTTGCCCCGGCTCCCGCGTCCGCGCCAACATGGAGGCTTCGCGCATCACGGGCTTCGCCATGGACATCGCAGACCGCCGCATCGCCACCGTCCACTTCACGCTGCAGGACGAGCAGGGCCAGGCCATCACCTCCACCCATGGGCATGCGCCGCTGGTGTACATGCACGGCACCGGCAGCATCATGCCCGGCCTGGAACAGGCGCTGGCCGGCAAGGCGCCGGGCGACACCTTCCGGGTGACGATCGCGCCGGAGGCCGGTTTCGGCCCCCGCCACGATGCGCTGGTGCAGACGCTGCCGCGCGACAGGCTGCAGGCCTCGGTGGAACCGGCGGTCGGCGCGAAGCTGACCGCGCAGACCGCGCGCGGGCCGCTGGACGTGGTGGTGACCGCGGTCGATGGCGACGCGATCACGGTCGACGGCAACCACCCGCTGGCCGGGCGCACGGTCGAGGCGCTGGTGGAAGTGGTGGACGTGCGCCTGGCCACGCCCGAGGAACAGCAGTTCGGCCTCGCCTGAACACCTGCCTGCCCGTGGGCGCGCCGCCGCGGCGCAGGGCCTAGAATGGCCGCATGCCCTCACTCTCGTCCTCGTTCGCGAACCAGCTGCTGATCGCCCTGCCGACGCTGGCCGATCCCGGCTTCGCGCGCACGGTGGCGCTGATCTGCCAGCACGACGACGACGGTGCGATGGGGGTGGTGGTGAACCGCGCCTCCGACTTCACCCTGGGCGAGGTGCTGCGGCAGATGGGCAT contains:
- a CDS encoding DNA-3-methyladenine glycosylase I; the protein is MSGYCDIAPGHPVHGPYHDTEYGFPQRDESALFERLLLEINQAGLSWETILKKREGFRRAYAGFDVDTVAAYGDRDAERLLADPGIIRNRLKVAAAIHNAKVVRGLRASHGGFARWLDANVHDESGKPRDKASWVKLFRQTFRFTGGEITGEFLMSLGYLPGAHRPDCPIARKIARARRAA
- a CDS encoding FKBP-type peptidyl-prolyl cis-trans isomerase encodes the protein MDIADRRIATVHFTLQDEQGQAITSTHGHAPLVYMHGTGSIMPGLEQALAGKAPGDTFRVTIAPEAGFGPRHDALVQTLPRDRLQASVEPAVGAKLTAQTARGPLDVVVTAVDGDAITVDGNHPLAGRTVEALVEVVDVRLATPEEQQFGLA
- a CDS encoding glycosyltransferase family 2 protein; translation: MSGAADALLRRYNLRHDLRPDAYAAWVRHFDSFDGSDLAALRSRADTLGRVVEFSVLVPVYNTPEQWLRRCIESVLAQAYPHWQLCLADDASSDPAVSRVLEEYAAKDPRVRVVRRERNGHIARASNTALEMATGAYVALLDHDDELRPHALLEMAQAIAGDPALDLLYSDEDKLDGDGQRFDPYFKPDWDPDLLRSQNYVCHLSVIRTSLVRAVGGFRPGFEGSQDHDLVLRCSERIDPARIRHIPKVLYHWRAIEGSTALTRDAKDYAAAAGVRAVDEHLRRCHPGARAEELSHGHYRVRWPLPEAAPKVSLLVPTRDRANLLRTCVESIFERTDYPDFEVVVIDNQSSEPDALQYLAELDRRDRVRVLRFDAPFNYSAINNWAAGQCDGAVLGLVNNDIEVLSREWLSEMVSHAVRPGIGAVGAMLYYPDDTIQHAGVVLGVHGVAAHAYCGMPRGYPGHGGRVRVAQRLSAVTGACLVVRRSVFEQVGGLDESLQVAFNDIDFCLRVREAGYRNLWTPFAELYHHESASRGSEDTEEKRARFVGEVEAMLHRWSPQLRCDPAYNPNLSLSGLNSEYAFPPRL
- a CDS encoding superoxide dismutase, with the translated sequence MAFTLPKLPYAYDALEPHIDAQTMEIHHTKHHQTYINNANAALEGTQWADKSAEEIIADLDALPEDKRGPLRNNAGGHANHSLFWTVMSPKGGGQPSGDVAKHIDSDLGGFDAFKEAFTKAALTRFGSGWAWLSVDRSGKLSVESSANQDNPLMKGVGSGNTPVLGLDVWEHAYYLKYQNRRPDYIAAFYNVVDWNEVERRYQEAVKG